Within the Papaver somniferum cultivar HN1 unplaced genomic scaffold, ASM357369v1 unplaced-scaffold_132, whole genome shotgun sequence genome, the region GGTTTGGATTTATAGATATATTGCTAAGTGGGGTGCTGAATTATGCATTAGATTTGCAAGAAACTTTGATTTTGGCAAATAGTCGTGTGGATATGGGTAGCAAGGCTAATGGTTCCCGTAAAAAGTTTTCGGCGAGGAATTACATTTTTGATGTGGAAAAAGGAAGAATGAGGATAAGAATGAAGGTTGGATTAGCACTTGTGGTTGTTATAATGTGTATTGGAATGGGTGCAATGGTTTTACATTTTGTTGAGAAGTTAGATGTGATTGATTCGATTTATTTGTCAGTCATGTCTGTTACAACTGTTGGGTATGGTGATAGAGCTTTTAAGACATTACAAGGAAGATTGTTTGCATCGTTTTGGCTTTTGTCATCGACTTTGGCGGTTGCTAGAGCATTTCTATATCTGGCTGAGTTAAGGATTGATAAAAGGCATAGAAGTATGACAAAGTGGGTTTTGCATAGACAGATTACAGTTGAAGATTTGCTTGCAGCTGATATCAATAACAATGGTTTTATCAGGTTCGGAATttttatgtgttttcttttgTGTTCTGATGCTTTACTCACTGTTTAGATAAACCCATAATTTGTTATATGAAAAGCATGTTAGGAATCCTATAACCATGAACTAAATGCGATGACGAATAAAAACTAGGATGAGTAGCACAGGTAGACACAAATTTGTGCAGAGAATCCTAAAAGGGAAACACTTGAGAGTAGTATTAACTTGATTATATTAGAGCCTAAATTTTACAGCGGCAGTACAACCAAGTAATGACCTGATTTATCGGGTGAATAGTCAAACCCGTGATTGAGCTCAGCTTGTGTAGGGAGACTACAAGGAACCCAAACCTTTGTGAATATACAAGTAGTTTAAGATGAATTTTTATCGAAATTGGAATCGTGTGCCATGTGGATTCTTACTATGTAAATATCCAGCATGTTTAAGCTGTTATTCATTATTGTAAACTTAGAGATTTCGATCATGAGGTTCTGTTATTAAACTCCGACGGAATGCTAATAGTTTTCGGTGTTGATAGCTTTTGCTGCAGCTCCAAAGTATTGCATCTACATTGAATGTAAAACCTTCCTCTTTTTTCTGGTACATTGCTAACTTTCATCTCAATATAATCTTTTAGCAAGGTATAGTAGCTACTACAGTTTAACTTAGCAGAGATCACGCATATACTTCTTGGATCCGCTGGATTCTACATTGAACATGCTTTAGGTGAAAACATTAGTTCATAAGTAAAACCCGAAAACTTCGAAATAACCATGCATTGGGAACTGTCTTATGACATTATCACAAGGTTATCTTTTAGTTCACTCCATATGATTGATAACTGTACTAGATTCACATTTTCGAGAGTCGTTCAGAAAAAAAGATAGTACTAGATTTAGTCATTTCGACAGTTTTTTGCTTTGTGTCCGTATCATTTGTACAATATTACATATTACAATTTTGTCTTTGCAAGTTATTTATACAAGCATAATGTTTCCAAATACTAATTAGTCTAAAATTTTGGTTTCAGTAAATCCGAATATGTGATACTCAAACTCAAAGAGATGGGAAAGATCAATGAGAAAGATATATTGCTGATCTGCAACCAGTTTGACAAGATTGACCCAAACAACTCTGGGAGGATCACACTTCCTGAGTTACTGGATAGTCAAAGATCCATATAAAGAGGAATACAAACTGAACCAGTATTCTCTCAATGGTTGAAGCCAGATTATCTTTGTTCCACGGGCAGAGAAGGGAGCAGATGTGAAGAGAACGAATTAGCCAAGCCTGCATCGTAGACCATCTGTATATTCGTTTAATGTTATACAATACTATAAATGTATAGAAAAATCTGTGATCCAATTTTGCAGAGATGGACTCTCATTTGTTGTATATATACATACATACAAAACCAGCTTAATATATCAGCTCAAAGGTCTTGTTTGACTGCAAATTGGTTGGGAAACTTGACCTGTTCCAGTTTCTATCCTACTTATTTGGTTCATTCTGTCATCAAAATTAGTTTGGATACACATATAATAAATACAGAAGTGATTCACTGATTCAATGTAAGTTTGCTCTAAATGCAGTCAAGAGGGTAGAAATTTCAgggttttttctttcctttttaaagTTTTTTCTCTCAAAATTCAGGAGACAGAATGGTAGAATTGCTCGCACCAATTACTAGCTTGAGTATAAATTTGATCACGCTACTCAGTTTCACGTTCATTTTATCTGCATCTACAATCAGGGTTCCAAGAAATGAAAGTTACATCAGTAAGTATTCATATATTGATAGAAGATCAGCATCCAAATTAGATAACTTCtatagattttttttgtttgtttgaaggAACGATAGATCTTCTCAATCTAAACATATATTAGGAAATGGAGAGTTGGTAAAGGAATCCAGTGGATGTTTCGTTTCTGTAAACTGCTAGAATGTGCATCTTTTTCAGTTTGTTACTTCTCATTTTCTCAGTGGTTGGTGCCTTGTCAAGTTTCAACTTAATATCGTTTTATGACCCCAAACCCACTAGTATACCCTACTCTATCAGGCTAAGATGACATCCACCAAGAACTTAAAAGGGATTCTGCCTTACAGTAAAAGTTAAACAACCAATCCAAATGGCTTTCTTATAGATCAGATTCTTTGTTGCTAGTACATGAATTAGTGCACCAGAATGTGATGTACACATACTAGTTATAGAAAAAGCACACAGTGAATTTCATTTGAGCAAAAAGCCAAAAAGAAAAATGATGTGTTCCATATGAAACTGTTTCAATTATGTGATCCGTGAGGCATTCGCTGTACTCAAATCCATGTGAATGGAAGCATATTTCTCTGAACTTGTCAATCCTCTCACAAACCTAACCATGGAGAAGAAAACTATTGCATTGTTTTTCATGGTACTTACACTTGTTTCTGAAACTTGCTTTGGTTCAGAACACCGTTATACATCAGCTTTGGGAGACCCAGGAATGAGAAGAGATGGATTGAGACTAGCATTTGAAGCATGGAACTTCTGCAATGAAGTTGGCGAAGAAGCTCCTGAGATGGGAAGTCCAAGAGCCGCTGACTGTTTTGATTTCTCTAGCAAGCATTTCATAACAAGCAACAAAAAAGATGATTATGGTCTATTTCTTTTCTGTTTAATCTTGGCCCTGCATTTCATTTATCACCCAGCTTTTAGTTAATCCAAAACCAGCAAAGTAAAATCACTATTAGTTTGATATTTTGATATATGATGTGTAGAGCAACATCACTTAATGTATTGTCTCTCTTTTGCATCAGATTCATTTTACAGAACTGCATTAAGCAACTGTATTCTTCTTTTTGGTCTTCTGATCGCATCTGATAGATATGCTACAattgttgttgtgtttttggCCAGGCTCATCATTAAATCATAAAGTGACTGAAGCTGATAACAAACTAGGGGTTGGACATCAATTC harbors:
- the LOC113333166 gene encoding two-pore potassium channel 5-like, whose protein sequence is MERQSLLASQPKTQVENHLLDEEIQFKPSQSIISQIIFEDLEAPFLLQASSSSHHLDPSADDEYTPPERVKHGLTRSRTAPAMAIMRDFKGQTLAEKPKLVENSMVRQAFFLLVFYLIFGVTIYSFNQENFSGIETHPVVDALYFCIVTMCTIGYGDIAPLTPATKIFACVFVLVGFGFIDILLSGVLNYALDLQETLILANSRVDMGSKANGSRKKFSARNYIFDVEKGRMRIRMKVGLALVVVIMCIGMGAMVLHFVEKLDVIDSIYLSVMSVTTVGYGDRAFKTLQGRLFASFWLLSSTLAVARAFLYLAELRIDKRHRSMTKWVLHRQITVEDLLAADINNNGFISKSEYVILKLKEMGKINEKDILLICNQFDKIDPNNSGRITLPELLDSQRSI